In Paenibacillus sonchi, a single genomic region encodes these proteins:
- the mreC gene encoding rod shape-determining protein MreC, producing MLKLFKLFNNKRLFILLIALVMFIVVMGFSLGTRKSLSWPENFLRDTTGFVQNLFYKPAGYVAGLFQDIGNLHKLAEENKELKILAAQYAREKAQYNFIKAQNDQYQIDLKFTNAQKNLYKYDYRIANVVSLTTEPSNNTLVIDLGAKDGIKLNMSVTSVEGLVGVISQVSNFTSTVKLMTMMDVNDPNSQPPIAATVFNKEGKTFGMIESYDQQSGMLMMNKIPVGNPVAKGDTIISSGIGGVYPRGMTIGTVESVKVGEYGLTSTAIIKPAAGFQDWKELFVVFTEERAE from the coding sequence GTGTTGAAACTGTTTAAGCTGTTTAATAATAAACGTTTGTTCATATTATTGATTGCCTTGGTCATGTTTATTGTTGTCATGGGTTTCAGCCTGGGGACCAGAAAATCCTTGTCCTGGCCGGAGAATTTCCTGAGAGATACGACCGGTTTCGTGCAGAACCTGTTCTACAAGCCCGCTGGATATGTAGCGGGCTTGTTCCAAGATATCGGGAATTTGCATAAGCTGGCTGAAGAGAATAAGGAGCTCAAAATCCTGGCTGCCCAGTATGCGCGCGAAAAGGCTCAGTATAATTTCATCAAGGCACAGAACGATCAATATCAAATCGATCTTAAGTTTACGAATGCCCAGAAGAATTTGTACAAATATGACTACCGGATTGCAAATGTTGTCAGCTTGACGACGGAGCCAAGCAACAACACGCTGGTTATTGACCTTGGAGCTAAGGACGGAATTAAGCTGAATATGTCCGTGACCTCTGTTGAGGGGCTGGTTGGCGTAATCAGCCAGGTAAGCAATTTCACTTCCACCGTGAAGCTGATGACCATGATGGATGTAAATGATCCGAACTCCCAGCCGCCCATTGCAGCGACCGTCTTCAACAAGGAAGGGAAGACCTTCGGGATGATTGAATCCTACGACCAGCAATCCGGGATGCTGATGATGAATAAAATCCCTGTGGGAAATCCGGTAGCCAAAGGGGATACCATCATATCCTCGGGGATTGGAGGGGTCTACCCGCGCGGGATGACCATCGGAACGGTTGAAAGTGTTAAGGTAGGGGAATACGGGTTGACTTCAACGGCAATCATCAAACCGGCGGCGGGTTTTCAGGACTGGAAGGAACTGTTCGTTGTCTTTACGGAGGAGCGTGCCGAATAG
- the minC gene encoding septum site-determining protein MinC produces the protein MTVQSKHVRIKGIKDGLVFLLDDKCPFEDLLSELRYKLEHSHQNILTGPIVHVDIKLGNRSVSEDEKEAVLDILKSQGNLLVRSVEALEEPGDKDTDALFMVSGMIRSGQVLHHEGNLLFLGDVNPGGSITCTGDIYILGALRGMAHAGVGGNQESIIAASLLSPTQLRIADVISRPPDEWETRESSMEFAYLSSGAMQIDKIHNIVKLRQGLNVFKGV, from the coding sequence ATGACAGTACAATCCAAGCATGTAAGGATCAAGGGCATCAAGGATGGCCTGGTATTCCTGCTAGACGACAAGTGCCCCTTTGAAGATCTCTTAAGCGAGCTTCGCTATAAGCTGGAGCACAGCCATCAGAATATATTAACCGGACCGATTGTGCATGTGGACATTAAGCTGGGCAACCGTTCGGTGTCCGAAGATGAGAAGGAAGCTGTGCTGGACATTCTGAAGAGCCAGGGCAATCTGCTGGTCCGTTCCGTTGAAGCTTTGGAAGAACCAGGCGACAAGGACACTGATGCCCTGTTTATGGTCAGCGGAATGATTCGTTCCGGACAGGTCCTGCACCATGAAGGGAATCTTTTGTTCCTGGGTGATGTGAATCCCGGAGGGTCGATTACCTGTACGGGTGATATTTATATTCTCGGAGCACTGCGCGGAATGGCTCATGCCGGGGTGGGCGGCAATCAGGAATCTATTATTGCTGCATCCCTGCTGTCGCCTACACAATTGCGGATTGCTGACGTTATCAGCCGCCCGCCGGATGAATGGGAAACCCGGGAAAGCAGCATGGAATTTGCCTATCTATCGAGCGGTGCTATGCAAATCGACAAAATTCATAATATAGTCAAATTACGTCAGGGTTTAAATGTTTTTAAAGGGGTGTAG
- a CDS encoding Rne/Rng family ribonuclease, whose protein sequence is MKQMIVHCMQHVTRMALLDNGSLVEYAAERDQQQGLVGSYYKGRVMNVLPGMQAAFVDIGQKKNAFLYVDDVLHPHLERQPEVKPSIETLLQPGQEIVVQVRKEPRGGKGARVTTHYTLPGRWMVYMPFADYVGVSKKISRESERVRLKAIGERLRRQEEGIIMRTVSEDEPVEAVEGDLSFLRSQWEMITRRAQESAAPALLHSDLSIVQRFIRDAFNPQQDELMIDSAKAVREAEAFLNDMAPGKYKPVRFYHGQESIFTAYGVQEQLHKSFGRKITLEGGATLIWDETEALTVIDVNTAQYTGGTSLEETVTRTNLLAAEEIGRLIRLRDTGGIIIIDFIDMQREEHRKMVTERLERVISRDRTQTHILGWTHLGLLEMTRKKARHDSAGFAPVICQCCGGKGKVGAWLE, encoded by the coding sequence ATGAAGCAAATGATCGTTCATTGCATGCAGCATGTTACCCGGATGGCTCTTCTGGACAATGGGAGTCTGGTCGAATATGCAGCCGAACGTGATCAGCAGCAAGGGCTGGTCGGCAGTTATTATAAGGGACGGGTCATGAATGTGTTGCCAGGCATGCAGGCCGCTTTTGTTGATATCGGACAGAAGAAGAATGCTTTTTTATATGTAGATGATGTGCTGCATCCCCATCTGGAAAGGCAGCCGGAGGTGAAGCCCTCCATTGAAACGCTGCTGCAGCCCGGCCAGGAAATTGTGGTCCAGGTGAGAAAAGAGCCGCGGGGCGGCAAGGGTGCGCGTGTAACGACCCATTATACGCTTCCGGGACGCTGGATGGTGTACATGCCCTTTGCGGATTATGTCGGCGTATCCAAAAAAATCAGCCGTGAATCCGAACGTGTCCGGCTGAAGGCCATCGGCGAGCGGCTGCGTCGGCAGGAGGAAGGAATTATTATGCGGACCGTCTCGGAGGATGAACCGGTGGAGGCCGTGGAAGGCGACCTTTCCTTCCTCCGGTCCCAATGGGAGATGATCACCCGCCGGGCGCAGGAGAGTGCGGCACCGGCTCTGCTTCACTCGGATCTCAGCATTGTCCAGCGATTCATCAGGGATGCCTTCAATCCGCAGCAGGATGAGCTGATGATTGACTCGGCGAAGGCGGTCCGGGAAGCGGAGGCTTTTCTGAACGATATGGCTCCGGGAAAGTACAAGCCCGTCCGCTTCTACCATGGACAGGAGTCGATCTTTACCGCGTACGGGGTGCAGGAGCAGCTGCACAAAAGCTTCGGACGCAAAATCACCCTGGAAGGCGGGGCGACACTGATCTGGGATGAGACGGAGGCACTCACCGTCATTGATGTCAACACTGCGCAATACACGGGCGGAACTTCACTGGAGGAGACGGTCACGCGCACGAATCTGCTGGCGGCGGAGGAAATCGGGCGTCTGATCCGCTTGCGGGATACGGGAGGCATTATTATCATTGATTTTATTGATATGCAGCGTGAAGAGCACCGGAAGATGGTTACGGAACGTCTGGAGAGGGTCATCAGCCGTGACCGCACACAGACGCATATTCTTGGCTGGACCCATCTGGGACTGCTGGAGATGACCCGCAAGAAGGCGAGACATGACTCTGCGGGCTTCGCCCCGGTGATATGCCAATGCTGCGGAGGCAAGGGCAAAGTCGGTGCGTGGCTGGAATAG
- a CDS encoding M50 family metallopeptidase — MIRIRGIQLSLHPLFVLIMLLSVVTGQFLELLTLFTIVFIHEMGHVCAALLCGVQVKSVQLLPFGGVAVMEDHGRLTAVREMGIAIAGPLQNVLLIVMACGLRQTGYGTSAFLDYFIQANAIIALFNLLPVLPLDGGKIFQAMLSLLLPYYATLLWCGRVSIAASVLVVGYAMLPLGTGGGLRLNLLMIGAFLLYSNLTDQRNLPYRFVSFLMNREAVYERYQQSGSAARPIVAFSAKPLDDILRLFKRNQYHFIYVMNEDKSIVAVVPEQKLISSYFGM, encoded by the coding sequence TTGATTAGGATCAGGGGTATCCAGCTGTCGCTGCACCCGCTGTTTGTTCTGATCATGCTGCTCTCTGTGGTCACAGGCCAGTTTCTGGAACTGCTGACGCTGTTCACAATTGTGTTCATTCACGAAATGGGACATGTCTGTGCAGCGCTGCTCTGCGGGGTTCAGGTGAAATCGGTGCAGCTGCTGCCTTTCGGCGGGGTTGCCGTGATGGAGGATCATGGGCGTCTGACCGCTGTCCGGGAGATGGGCATCGCTATTGCCGGACCGCTGCAGAATGTGCTGCTGATCGTCATGGCCTGCGGACTCCGGCAGACCGGATATGGCACCAGTGCGTTCCTGGATTATTTTATACAAGCCAATGCGATTATCGCGTTATTTAATCTTCTGCCTGTCCTCCCTCTGGATGGCGGTAAAATATTTCAGGCGATGCTTAGTCTGCTGCTTCCCTACTATGCTACTTTGCTATGGTGCGGCAGAGTGAGCATCGCGGCGAGTGTGCTGGTGGTCGGTTATGCAATGCTGCCGTTGGGCACAGGGGGAGGGCTTCGGCTGAACCTGCTGATGATCGGGGCTTTTCTGCTCTATTCGAACCTTACGGACCAGCGTAATCTGCCTTACCGCTTTGTCTCCTTTTTGATGAACAGAGAAGCTGTATATGAACGATACCAGCAATCGGGAAGTGCCGCGCGTCCAATTGTTGCCTTTTCCGCGAAACCTTTGGATGATATATTGCGTCTATTTAAACGTAACCAGTATCATTTTATCTATGTGATGAATGAGGATAAGAGCATCGTGGCCGTTGTGCCGGAGCAGAAGCTGATCTCTTCTTATTTTGGAATGTAA
- a CDS encoding M23 family metallopeptidase, with protein sequence MEQKSGIKGRRKERIRSLLELDDSPHTAVPPLYALSDRTTTFKEWGEGAAHDYSTDREPDPEALWKQRRGGWVDEGGGDKPRFASGFMRRTIASIVVFGAVWGIFAIQQPWALKAQAFITDALSRDMDFAAAQVWYEEHFSGAPAFIPIFGGEDQPAEKVTAAHDLSTPLAGSIVRPFAATMNGVEIMPAEASNGTLTVKSVDTGRVLSVAKEAQGGIRITVRHTGDITAEYGHLSGTKLAADDWVQSGDAVGWLEETENASVPLLFFAIMKDKTYIDPAEVVSFD encoded by the coding sequence ATGGAACAGAAATCAGGTATTAAAGGCCGCCGCAAGGAACGCATCCGCAGCCTGCTGGAGCTGGACGATTCTCCGCATACAGCTGTGCCGCCGCTGTATGCGCTGTCTGACCGGACAACAACTTTCAAGGAATGGGGAGAGGGAGCAGCCCATGATTATTCTACAGATCGCGAGCCTGACCCTGAGGCCCTATGGAAGCAGCGGCGCGGGGGCTGGGTGGATGAAGGGGGAGGGGACAAGCCGCGTTTTGCTTCGGGTTTTATGCGGAGAACCATCGCGAGCATTGTAGTGTTTGGCGCCGTATGGGGAATCTTTGCCATCCAGCAGCCCTGGGCGCTCAAAGCGCAGGCCTTCATTACCGATGCGCTCAGCAGGGATATGGATTTTGCCGCCGCGCAGGTCTGGTACGAGGAGCATTTCAGCGGAGCGCCGGCATTTATTCCGATCTTCGGCGGCGAAGATCAGCCGGCAGAGAAGGTAACTGCCGCGCATGATCTGAGCACCCCGCTTGCAGGCAGTATCGTCCGGCCTTTTGCTGCTACAATGAATGGTGTGGAGATTATGCCTGCAGAAGCTTCTAACGGGACGCTGACAGTCAAAAGTGTAGATACGGGAAGGGTGCTGTCCGTTGCCAAAGAAGCGCAGGGCGGAATCCGGATCACCGTACGCCATACCGGGGATATAACGGCTGAATACGGGCATCTGAGCGGGACGAAGCTGGCAGCCGATGACTGGGTGCAAAGCGGGGATGCTGTGGGCTGGCTGGAGGAAACGGAGAATGCTTCAGTGCCGCTGCTTTTTTTTGCAATTATGAAAGACAAGACTTATATTGATCCCGCTGAAGTGGTATCGTTTGATTAG
- the minD gene encoding septum site-determining protein MinD — MGEAIVVTSGKGGVGKTTTTANIGTALALQGKKVCLVDTDIGLRNLDVVMGLENRIIYDLVDVAEGRCRLNQALVKDKRFDELYMLPAAQTKDKTSVTPEQVKDIILELKKEYEYILIDCPAGIEHGFRNAIAGADKAIVVTTPEHAAVRDADRIIGLLEQSHVESPKLVVNRIRPGLIKTGDMLDIEDILQVLNIDLIGIVPDDELVIKAANNGEPTVMNPDSAAAIAYRNIARRILGDAVPLMQLDKKPGAFKKLKKFFGMG; from the coding sequence ATGGGAGAAGCGATTGTCGTAACCTCGGGCAAAGGCGGAGTTGGCAAAACAACCACTACGGCCAATATTGGCACCGCGCTTGCATTGCAGGGCAAAAAAGTATGTCTGGTCGATACCGACATTGGACTGCGGAATCTGGATGTGGTCATGGGGCTGGAGAACCGTATCATCTATGATCTGGTCGATGTTGCGGAAGGACGCTGCCGTCTGAATCAGGCGCTGGTCAAGGACAAGCGTTTTGATGAGCTGTACATGCTCCCTGCGGCCCAGACCAAAGACAAGACCTCCGTTACACCGGAGCAGGTGAAGGATATCATTCTTGAACTCAAAAAGGAGTATGAATACATCCTGATCGATTGTCCGGCCGGGATTGAGCATGGCTTCCGCAATGCCATTGCCGGAGCAGACAAGGCGATTGTTGTGACTACGCCGGAGCATGCTGCCGTGCGGGATGCGGACCGGATTATCGGCCTTTTGGAGCAGTCGCACGTAGAATCGCCGAAGCTGGTAGTGAACCGGATTCGGCCTGGACTTATCAAAACAGGTGATATGCTGGATATTGAGGATATTCTGCAGGTGCTGAATATTGATTTGATTGGTATCGTTCCCGATGATGAGCTGGTGATCAAGGCAGCGAACAACGGGGAGCCTACCGTCATGAATCCCGATTCGGCAGCGGCAATCGCTTACCGCAATATCGCCCGGCGGATTTTGGGGGATGCAGTGCCATTGATGCAGCTGGACAAGAAGCCGGGGGCCTTCAAGAAGTTGAAGAAGTTCTTTGGTATGGGTTGA
- the mreD gene encoding rod shape-determining protein MreD, protein MKMRRSVLVLLLFLLFILEGTIMPWLLPDAWEMRIIPNLVFIVILFVTVYHHRHTALILGLTFGMLHDVVFYGRILGAHSFAMGVSAYLIGLIFQLPRAPLPLMMTVVLLGSLLEDSVLFAIYSVFNLSRVSYDWALLHHMLPTMLFHFAVALLLYVPLRKQIEQLKKETRKEEAA, encoded by the coding sequence GTGAAGATGCGCAGATCCGTCTTAGTACTGCTCTTATTTCTTTTATTTATCTTAGAAGGCACGATTATGCCCTGGCTGCTTCCAGACGCCTGGGAGATGCGGATTATTCCGAATCTTGTTTTTATTGTGATTCTGTTTGTAACGGTATACCATCACCGCCATACAGCTCTGATCTTGGGCTTGACCTTCGGGATGCTGCATGATGTGGTGTTTTATGGCCGGATTCTCGGTGCCCATTCCTTCGCAATGGGAGTGTCAGCTTATTTGATCGGTTTGATATTCCAGCTGCCGCGTGCGCCCTTGCCGCTGATGATGACGGTGGTCCTGCTGGGCAGTCTGCTTGAGGATAGTGTGCTTTTTGCCATTTACAGCGTATTTAATTTAAGCCGGGTTTCTTATGACTGGGCATTGCTGCACCACATGCTGCCCACCATGTTATTTCATTTTGCTGTTGCCCTGCTCCTCTATGTGCCTCTCCGCAAGCAGATTGAACAGCTGAAGAAAGAGACACGCAAGGAAGAGGCTGCATAA